AACTgtgggcagagaaggaagaggttgCCTCACCTCCCAGGTGAGCCTTAGGCGGCTGACAGCAGCATTGTCCAGCCCCATCACCACAGCATAGAAGGATAGCAGGTCCTGGTTCTGTTTGCATCTGTGCAGGAGGGAGGCGGGGTTAGGGGGTCATCAGATAACTGCGCCCTTCCCGCCCTTCCCAGCCTCCACCAGCAGCACTCACATGGCTGCGATCTTGATGAACTTCTTGAGCAGCTGGACACGCTTGCCCGGGGCCTCACACAGCAGCACCTCGGTGGCCACCCAGTGAGTGACCTCGCTGCAGCGCTGCAGCAGCAACTCCAGATTGGCTGTCTCTCGGCGGCCGCGCTCGCCGTGGAACACATAGTCCACGAACTCCAACTGCATCCAGGGTAGCAGTGGACAGGCCAAGGCAACGGAATGGAATGTGGGTAGAAAGACGGCAGCACGGAGCCCATGGAGAAGAAGAGATAGTGGTGAGCCGGCAGGGAGATAGAAAAATGGGACAGGACGAGATGCAAGAGGGGAAATTAATATTAACACTCTCACCACCTAGTGAGCACgtaggcaccaggcactcactAAAGTctatgttattctctttctcttttctttctttttttttttttcaagatttactttatttgactacactgtagctatctttagatgttaccagaagaaggcatctgatcccattacagatggttgtgagccaccatgtggttgctgggaattgaactcaggacctctggaagggcagtcagtgctcttaaccgctgagccatctctccaggccccttccTTCCTAAGAGAGTTTactttgggagctggagagatggctcagtgtattGAGAGCACATATTgatctcacagaggacccaagttcaactcccagcacccacatcctgcagctcacaaccacctgtgactccatggaataataaaaataaaaaagattggggttggggatttaactcagtggtagaccgcttgcctagcaagcgcaaggccctgggttcagtccccagctccaaaaaataaataaataaataaataaataaataaataaataaataaataaataaaaataaaaaagattttacttgcatggaggggggctggagatgtTACTCAATGGTTAAAAATGTGTACCGATCTTCCAGGGACCTTaaatccagttcccagcacccatatcacaCAGCTCATAGCtatctggaactccagctccaggggaatctgatgtttctggcctctgtgggcacctgcactcatgtgtgcatgtatgcactcatccacatacaattaaaacaaaaataaatcttaaaataaatttgccaggtgtagtggtgcacacctttaatcccagcacttaagaggtagaggcaggtggatctctgagttcgaggccagcctggtctacatagtgagttccaagatagccagggctaactactcagaccctgtttcaaaaataacaacaaattaggagttttatatttatttatatgtgcatgtgtggtgtgtgtgtgtatgtgtgtgcacgcgcacgcacatttctgcagaggccagaagagggcatgggagtCCCTGtagctggaattaaagggatgTGAGCCACTGGATctggagctgggaatcaaactctgaatcaccagcactcttaacctcttAGCCAACTTTCCAGCCCTCATGATTTTTGTTAGTTGTTTCGAGCCGGGGTTttatgtacctcaggctggcctccaactcatcatgtagcccaggataacctggatccttctccttccactttccaagtgctgagacgACAAGCATGCGCTACTCCTGGTTCACTCAGTGGTGAGGACCAAgcccagggttttgtgcatggtaggcaagcactctaccaatcgAACTTaatattaatcattttttacGAATCTTGACACGAATTCTAATTCAAAGTCTACCTAAGCAGCACTTGGGCCCCCCAAACATTGTACTAAAGAGGATCTCTACCCATTTTGCCAGATGAGGGGACCACGGCCTATTAAGGTTATGAGTGTGTACTGTCTATGTGTGAGCCTTCTAGCTAGGGACGTCCACTGCAAAAGCAGGCTCCCTGGAGCACGTTCCCTGCCCAACATGAGCTTCAGCCTTACCTCGTGCACACATCGGAACAGTTCCCAGTGGAAAGCAGTCAGATGATTGGCCACATCTTCAGGCTCCACCCGGTGGATCTCTGTGTCTCCCGGGGAGGCCTGGATCTCCTCAGGAAGGGGTACCTGGTGGCAGGTGGGGTCAGAGGAACTTGGCTCCCTGTGGTAAGGTGAGAGACTCAGCCCCTTCTTGGGCATCTCTCATCACCAGCAGAGACAGGTAAAGGAGTTCTTACTAGGGCCTCATAGCTGTCCCGGGTACAGGCAAACAGGTGGCTGTTGATGCCCAGCGTGGTGAAGACGCAGTCCTCCGTTGGCTGGAGGAGGACCTTCTCTGCAGAGGAACGGGCTGTTCAGTTTTGGCCACCCACACCCGTCACATACCTGAGccaccatcccccttcccttcccagagcCCACAATACTACACTGACACATCCTGGACTGGTGGGGCTAGCATCGTCACCAGCTGAGGCCATATTTAtctgaaatttgtcaaatgctttcttttgcctTTAGAGACTCCACCCCTTTTGTAGCTCATCTCTCATCCTTCATCCCTGTGACATCTGACGGGCTGGAATACTTTTTCTTTATGGAAAGTGAGGGCAAGATGAGCGTGATGGAGCATGCCtgaaatctcagtgctgggaagcGGAGGCAGAAAAGACtgcaaattccagaccagcctgggcttatATATAAGATCTTGTCTTTCTTATATACACTCAcgcgtgcgcacatgcacacacacacagacacgcatacacacaccacataccacagacacaccacgcacacatacacactacaaaCATACCACcctcacataccacacatacacacacacatacacataccatacacaccacacacacacacacatacacacacacacacacccacacacacacacacacacaaacacacacaaacacacacacacacacacctacaaacacacaactccaaacacacacaaaaacacccactaaaaaacaaaaaccaaacaaaaaaaaacccaacaaacacacacacaacccacacacacacatacaacacacacacaccaccaccccacacaacacacacatatacacacaccccacacacacacacacacaccacacacaccacacacatacacaccacacacacacacaccacacacacacaccacacacatacacacacacaccacacacatacacacaccaaccacaccacacacaacacacacacacacacacatacaccacaccacacataacaaacacaacacaacatcTATCTATACacaacacaccccacacacacacacacacacacacacacacacacacacacacacacacacacacactacacccacacacacacacatacacatacacatacacacacacacaccacaccacacacacacatacacacacacacccacacacacacacacaccatacacacacacacacacccacacacacacacacacaccacaacacacacacacaacaccacacacacacacacacactcacacgcacacatatacacacacctatacacacatatacacacgtacccatacacacacataccaccacacacacacaccatacacacacacacacacacaagcacacacaccatacacacatacacacacaaacacgtacacaccacacacacacacacacatacacacacatacacacacacaccacacacataccacaccgaacacacacaccacacaaccacacacacaccacatacacacacacacaccaccccacacacacacaccacacaccacacacacacacacacacagcacatacacgaCACAAGCTATGCTACATTGCCTCCCCCACAGGATTGGGGCCTCCCTCCATCTTCAGTTTGAGAAGATAAACCCCCAAGACATGTATATGGAAGGACCCAGAGCACAATCTCCAAGTAGGGTTCTGCACCAGTGTTTGAGAAGATAAACCGGCGCATATAAGAGGCCAAGGACATGTATATGTGAAGGACCCAGAGCACAATCTCCAAGTAGGGTTCTGCACCAGTGTGTCCCAAATTTAAATGTGCATAGGAATCTCCTGGGAGGGCTGGTCCAAATGCAGGTTCTAATCCTGTAGGTTTGGGGTGGGGCTCCCAGCTGATGTACTCACCCAGGCTGGCCCTAGGGTGACACTTGGAGCATGGAGGATCTAGAATTCAGGTTTTACCCCTGCCTAGTGTGCTGACGCTCACCTCCAGAGGAAGCCACAGCGACGAGGATGAGGGCATCCTCACGCTCCGCGGGTTCCTCCGAGTACTGCAGCTTCTCTGTCACGGAGCCCAGGATGTCTTGCACAGATGCTGACAGACGACTGCGTATGGTCACGTAAGAGTGATCAGGCATGTAGACTCGGCAGAAGACTGAACAGgaacagaaaagacagagggCCTTCCCagactccattgctggtggacaaggccccaaccacccaaccacctcCCAGAGCCCCTCCAGAAGCATCGCTCTTCCTAATGGCCACACTCACTCTCATCGGAGCCCCTGAATGCCACTCGGGTCTGCAGACAGGAATCTATGCGGCGGAAGTGTCGGAAGAGCGGCTTCACCTGCTTGCTGGGTGGCTGGCTCTCCTCTGGAATCCTGGCGTGAACATTGCCGGGTGTCAGCACGCCCCGCCAGGCATATGTAGGCACGTGCAGCACCAGGCAGGAACAGTAAGCAGGGATAGGACAATGCCAAGCATAGGATAAGTGTGCGAGTGACCCAAACCAAATGCCACCTCTTTGAGGGGCTCCGTTTGCATTCACATCATCTTTTCTACCAGATTGACAGCTCTGGAGGAGTGGGATTGGTTCTTATGGTCCTTCATCCTTCACATCCTACCACATCTCTCAGCACATGGTAGGTAGTAGGACCTCAGATGCCTGAATTTTGCTGACAGGGACTTCACAGTCTGGGAAGGAGACAGACGTGTGTGCAGCTACTCCTAACACCAGCCAGGAAGTGTTGGTGAGGCGTTAAAGGTGCAGGAGGGTAATGTttgtgggggaggaaggaaacttcctgaaaggggaaaaatcagagatgtctccatcaaagaGATGGCATTTGACCCCGGCCCTGAAGGATCATGGGAAGAAACAGTAGGAATGCACCCAAGTTGCCAGAAAAATAGAtgaagggggtggggtgctggagagatggctcagcggttaagagcaccagacgctcttccagaggaccggggttcaattcccatcacccacatggtggctcacaactgtctgcaactccagctctagggatctAACACACGAGCAGGCAAAACCCCAATGCACTTGAAGAGGGAACATGAGAGGAGCCGGGGAAATCAGGAGATGGCGGGAAGGGAAGGATGCTGATGCTGGGCTGGGAGACACTAGGGAGTACGGATGCTTTGGGAACAGGGAGGCGAGGGAATCGACTGGGAAAATCTGAAAGGTATCTTTGGTctcaaaagggagaaagaagcaagGCTGAAGTCCTGAACAGGCTGTGGTAACAATCTAGGGGAGGTAACGAACCCGGGAGCAAGAGGTGATTAGACGTACTCATGCCCTGAAGctaggtcaattttggagattcTTGctaactgtttgtttgtttgtttgttttggtgatgGTGGGGATCGAACCTAGGACACCACACGTATTGGACAAgcattccaccactgagctatatcgcAAGcccttactatttttttttttttaatcttgagaCGTGATCTCATTAAGTcatccaagctggccttgaaccaatGATTCTACTATAGCTTCCTAAACACCTGGGATCACAGGGGTGTGCCACCACGCACAGTGATCAACTGATACGCATTTTCAAGATTCGTTCCTATTTTTCATGCATATggctattttgcctgcatgtgcccTGTGTGCCACACGCAAGCGTAACACTTAGAGTGGATGAGAAgccatcagatcctctggaactaagaaattacagatagtggtgagctgccatgtgttgGGACTccaacctgggacctctggaagagcaagaagtgctcttaaccatggagccatctctgtcGCCCCTgtcaactaatttttttttttttggagctgaggaccgaacccagggccttgtccttgctaggcaagcgctctaccactgagctaaatcctcaaccccatgtTAACTAATTTTTAAGGACAGCCATTAGATGTgtgct
The genomic region above belongs to Rattus rattus isolate New Zealand chromosome 9, Rrattus_CSIRO_v1, whole genome shotgun sequence and contains:
- the Rapgefl1 gene encoding rap guanine nucleotide exchange factor-like 1 isoform X3, with the protein product MTLSSPIPSSCQQRNFYRSYTSSVSFVQSKNVEGPEGLGRKQACLALLLHFLDTYQGLLQEEEGAGHIIKELYLLIMKDESLYQDLREDTLRLHQLVETVELKIPEESQPPSKQVKPLFRHFRRIDSCLQTRVAFRGSDEIFCRVYMPDHSYVTIRSRLSASVQDILGSVTEKLQYSEEPAEREDALILVAVASSGEKVLLQPTEDCVFTTLGINSHLFACTRDSYEALVPLPEEIQASPGDTEIHRVEPEDVANHLTAFHWELFRCVHELEFVDYVFHGERGRRETANLELLLQRCSEVTHWVATEVLLCEAPGKRVQLLKKFIKIAAICKQNQDLLSFYAVVMGLDNAAVSRLRLTWEKLPGKFKNLFRKFESLTDPCRNHKSYREVISKMKPPLIPFVPLILKDLTFLHEGSKTLVDGLVNIEKLHSVAEKVRTIRKYRSRPLCLDMEASPHHLQTKAYVRQFQVIDNQNHLFELSYKLEANSQ